One window of Gemmatimonadaceae bacterium genomic DNA carries:
- a CDS encoding ABC transporter permease: MNPISFLTQTLRIAVPYLFAASGGVIAERAGIISLELEGLMLTGAFSATLGAHYSGSPLIGLLSGILGGLVFGLIHAVATIRYRANQVVVGIAINLLAIGVTRFFLKLAFASSSNSPRVNGFGGNQAAHGFDNPLLWMGLLVAPILAFFLYRTPFGLRVRAVGEHPDAAASVGIRVRRVQYIAVAISGMLAALGGVFLALDQHQFTDQMTAGRGFIAVAAVIFGRWDPVRAALACLLFAAAETLQIQLQGNQLIPSQFVEMIPYALTIIALAGVVGRAVPPAALGKTAE, translated from the coding sequence ATGAATCCGATCTCCTTTCTGACGCAGACGCTGCGTATCGCGGTGCCGTATCTGTTCGCGGCAAGCGGTGGCGTGATCGCCGAACGCGCCGGCATCATCAGTCTCGAACTCGAAGGGCTCATGCTGACCGGCGCCTTCTCGGCGACGCTCGGCGCGCACTATTCCGGAAGCCCGTTGATCGGACTTCTCTCCGGAATCCTCGGCGGCCTCGTGTTCGGCTTGATTCACGCCGTCGCCACGATCCGGTATCGCGCAAACCAGGTCGTCGTCGGCATCGCCATCAACCTTCTGGCAATCGGAGTCACGCGATTCTTCCTCAAGCTCGCGTTCGCCAGCTCCTCCAATTCTCCTCGCGTGAACGGATTCGGAGGAAACCAGGCGGCACACGGATTCGACAATCCGCTCCTCTGGATGGGTCTGCTCGTCGCGCCGATTCTGGCTTTCTTCCTCTACAGAACTCCGTTTGGGCTGCGTGTGCGGGCGGTCGGCGAGCACCCTGATGCCGCCGCCAGCGTCGGCATCAGGGTTCGGCGTGTGCAGTACATCGCCGTCGCGATCTCCGGAATGCTGGCCGCGCTTGGCGGAGTCTTCCTCGCGCTTGACCAGCATCAGTTCACGGACCAGATGACGGCCGGTCGCGGATTCATAGCCGTCGCCGCCGTCATCTTCGGGCGATGGGATCCGGTGCGCGCGGCTCTCGCGTGTCTCCTCTTCGCGGCAGCCGAGACGCTGCAGATCCAGCTTCAGGGAAATCAGCTCATTCCGTCGCAGTTCGTCGAGATGATTCCCTATGCCCTCACCATCATCGCTCTCGCGGGAGTTGTTGGCCGGGCGGTTCCGCCGGCCGCGTTGGGCAAGACGGCAGAGTAG